Proteins encoded within one genomic window of Raineyella fluvialis:
- the tatA gene encoding twin-arginine translocase TatA/TatE family subunit, producing the protein MLPLSLAGLGGPELLIILAIVLLMFGGSRLAGLGKSTGRAIREFKDETKDLRRDPQAVGTTEPTPTPAADEAKRTTEVHDAEIVDPEHKKDH; encoded by the coding sequence ATGCTCCCCCTCTCCCTTGCAGGCCTCGGCGGACCCGAGCTGCTCATCATCCTTGCGATCGTGTTGCTGATGTTCGGTGGCTCGCGGCTGGCCGGCCTCGGCAAGAGCACCGGCCGGGCGATCCGTGAGTTCAAGGACGAGACCAAGGACCTGCGCCGCGATCCGCAGGCGGTCGGCACCACCGAGCCCACCCCCACTCCCGCCGCCGACGAGGCGAAGCGGACCACCGAGGTCCACGACGCCGAGATCGTCGACCCGGAGCACAAGAAGGACCACTGA